From Saccharothrix espanaensis DSM 44229, the proteins below share one genomic window:
- a CDS encoding NAD(P)/FAD-dependent oxidoreductase — MTAGTALWADRPWAPRSDAPPPRTGVLVVGGGITGLVAAIDLVARGVAVTVLEAGAAGSGASGRAFGSIALGCTATPGALTARHGAERALRMWRESSDAAGVFAGYLAELGLDAGFHRAGHVRVAVHRGQEEDIRAQYRQWRRLLPQEELRLAGGDELAAEFPGAGFRLGLVDERSASVDPYRLLGGLVAHFQERGGVYVEHARAEKILRQGNGFTVRHPAGETTAEHVVVATNGHTDGLLPRLGRRVYPVGSYMIATAALPPDSRAALSRRTVTTAHVRKNYFRLTGEGRLVYGGRLNLATGLTPAQVKTRLHNSMLGYFPALADVEVTHAWGGRLGFTFDQVPHLGTDDGVHYAVGYCGRGLPMAVHLGRQVARRVLGLPVETTFADTPFPTRWYFRRTPWFLPPTATAHRLRDLARRR; from the coding sequence GTGACGGCGGGAACGGCGCTGTGGGCGGACCGGCCGTGGGCACCGAGGAGCGACGCCCCGCCGCCGCGCACCGGGGTCCTCGTCGTCGGTGGCGGGATCACCGGCCTGGTCGCGGCGATCGACCTGGTGGCCCGCGGCGTCGCGGTGACCGTGCTGGAGGCGGGGGCGGCCGGCTCCGGCGCGTCCGGCCGGGCGTTCGGCTCGATCGCCCTGGGCTGCACCGCGACACCGGGCGCCTTGACCGCGCGGCACGGTGCGGAGCGGGCGCTCCGGATGTGGCGGGAATCGTCCGACGCCGCCGGGGTGTTCGCCGGCTACCTCGCGGAACTGGGCCTGGACGCCGGCTTCCACCGCGCCGGCCACGTCAGGGTGGCCGTGCACCGGGGCCAGGAAGAGGACATCCGGGCGCAGTACCGGCAGTGGCGGCGGTTGTTGCCGCAGGAAGAGCTCCGGCTGGCCGGCGGTGACGAACTGGCGGCGGAGTTCCCCGGCGCGGGCTTCCGCCTGGGGCTGGTGGACGAGCGCTCGGCGTCGGTGGACCCGTACCGGCTCCTGGGCGGGCTGGTGGCGCACTTCCAGGAACGTGGCGGCGTCTACGTCGAACACGCTCGCGCGGAAAAAATCTTGCGCCAGGGCAACGGTTTCACCGTGCGGCACCCGGCCGGCGAGACCACCGCCGAGCACGTCGTGGTGGCGACGAACGGCCACACCGACGGCCTGCTCCCCCGACTGGGCCGCCGGGTCTACCCGGTGGGCAGCTACATGATCGCCACCGCTGCGCTGCCGCCGGACTCGCGCGCCGCCCTCAGCCGCCGGACCGTGACCACCGCACACGTCCGCAAGAACTACTTCCGCCTCACCGGAGAAGGCCGCCTGGTCTACGGCGGCCGGCTGAACCTCGCCACGGGCCTGACACCCGCGCAGGTCAAGACCCGCCTGCACAACTCGATGCTCGGCTACTTCCCGGCCCTGGCGGACGTCGAGGTGACCCACGCCTGGGGCGGACGGCTCGGGTTCACCTTCGACCAGGTGCCCCACCTCGGCACCGACGACGGCGTGCACTACGCGGTCGGCTACTGCGGCCGGGGCCTGCCGATGGCGGTGCACCTGGGCCGGCAGGTGGCACGACGAGTGCTGGGCCTGCCGGTCGAGACGACCTTCGCCGACACGCCCTTCCCCACCCGGTGGTACTTCCGCCGCACCCCCTGGTTCCTCCCGCCCACCGCCACCGCCCACCGCCTGCGAGACCTCGCCCGCCGCCGTTGA
- a CDS encoding CaiB/BaiF CoA transferase family protein, translating into MPDEVDPIGDKPLSGIKIVDLTRVLAGPYCTMILADHGARVIKVERPPGGDDSRHFGSYGHGRSAYFDSVNRNKESIALDLRSAPDREVFEELLADADVLTENFRPGVMRRLGYGWPELHARFPSLIHGSVSGFGGEGSPHRDRPAYDMVVQGMSGMMSVTGQPGGPPTRVGVSVGDLAAGLFLTVGITMSLLRRARTGVGNQVDIAMLDCQLALLEYSIGRHLTTGETPGPVGTYRPAVPPPFGSFRTADGYLVIAAGNDKLFAALCTALGRPDLAQDSRFVQGEARKDHEPALQREIEALLAQAGTGHWCAVLGAAGVPCGPINTVDRMLADPHVAARSMLVDVDGGGALPKVVGTPIKFSDVADLTRVTAAPDLDQDRARILAELAARTGGVREWS; encoded by the coding sequence ATGCCTGACGAGGTGGACCCGATCGGCGACAAACCGCTGTCCGGCATCAAGATCGTCGATCTGACCAGGGTGCTCGCGGGCCCGTACTGCACGATGATCCTGGCCGACCACGGCGCGCGGGTGATCAAGGTCGAACGCCCGCCGGGCGGTGACGACTCGCGGCACTTCGGGTCGTACGGACACGGCCGGTCGGCCTACTTCGACTCGGTGAACCGCAACAAGGAGAGCATCGCGCTCGACCTGCGGTCCGCGCCGGACCGAGAGGTCTTCGAGGAACTGCTGGCCGACGCGGACGTGCTGACCGAGAACTTCCGGCCCGGTGTCATGCGACGCCTGGGCTACGGCTGGCCCGAGCTGCACGCGCGGTTCCCGTCGTTGATCCACGGCAGCGTGTCCGGCTTCGGCGGCGAGGGCAGCCCGCACCGGGACCGCCCGGCCTACGACATGGTGGTGCAGGGCATGTCCGGCATGATGTCGGTGACCGGGCAGCCGGGCGGCCCGCCGACCAGGGTCGGGGTCAGCGTCGGCGACCTGGCGGCCGGGCTGTTCCTCACCGTCGGCATCACGATGTCGTTGCTGCGCCGGGCCCGGACCGGGGTCGGCAACCAGGTCGACATCGCCATGCTGGACTGCCAGCTGGCGTTGCTGGAGTACTCGATCGGCCGGCACCTGACCACCGGCGAGACCCCGGGACCGGTGGGCACCTACCGCCCGGCGGTGCCGCCGCCGTTCGGCTCGTTCCGCACCGCCGACGGCTACCTGGTGATCGCCGCCGGCAACGACAAGCTGTTCGCCGCGCTGTGCACCGCGTTGGGCCGGCCGGACCTGGCGCAGGACAGCCGTTTCGTGCAGGGCGAGGCCCGAAAGGACCACGAACCCGCGTTGCAGCGGGAGATCGAGGCGCTGCTGGCGCAAGCCGGCACCGGGCACTGGTGCGCGGTGCTGGGTGCGGCCGGTGTCCCTTGTGGACCGATCAACACCGTCGACCGGATGCTCGCCGACCCGCACGTGGCGGCGCGGTCGATGCTGGTGGACGTCGACGGGGGCGGCGCGCTGCCGAAGGTGGTGGGCACGCCGATCAAGTTCTCCGACGTCGCGGACCTGACCCGGGTCACCGCCGCTCCCGACCTCGACCAGGACCGGGCGCGGATCCTCGCCGAACTCGCCGCGCGCACCGGCGGCGTCCGGGAGTGGTCGTGA